A single Triticum dicoccoides isolate Atlit2015 ecotype Zavitan chromosome 2A, WEW_v2.0, whole genome shotgun sequence DNA region contains:
- the LOC119355353 gene encoding putative FBD-associated F-box protein At5g38570 isoform X3 → MATAHSIRSIPTLSQPPPPASAAPTPPPFSTPNRLLEPSSMGHRDREIGSKRAKLPAADGASEDRLSALPDDVLIGILLKLCRTAYAARTSVLSRRWRHLWTLLPDLDFTGDADHHRILPALAAHQAPVLQGLGAFVDDISADSVAAWLPIAARRLSGCILLYNAVPQNQARERCVFELPRFESTTSIVFDLGFPGLAVPHSSVFTRLVSLWLFRVHLHGPCGLGEALSSPRCPSLRELKIRDAWGLGNFTIHSESLLQMELNNLYGLQQLIVEAKNKGHHQYLMEDMTRLPNITLLTLDVMTKGHSFGASLFHILRMCTGVRKLAPVFLGKPSNLEAQVTCPSFQAQVTCPSGCICDQPLNWKSEELILNCLQEIEINGFGGTEHEVALVKLLFNWAAVLKKMTIAFHYSIPKRKAEELGRMLLGFSSPEILMDFLHIKYSREGARSTRLQLYRSFQFLEASGVENPNAGM, encoded by the exons ATGGCGACGGCGCATTCGATCCGATCCATTCCCACACTTTCCCAGCCCCCGCCACCGGCGTCCGCAGCTCCGACCCCGCCCCCTTTCAGTACTCCAAATCGCTTGCTCGAACCCTCCTCCATGGGGCACCGCGATAGGGAGATCGGCTCCAAGCGAGCGAAGCTCCCGGCCGCCGACGGCGCAAGCGAGGACCGCCTCAGTGCGCTACCCGACGACGTTCTTATCGGCATCCTCCTCAAGCTCTGCCGCACCGCCTACGCCGCTCGGACCAGCGTCCTGTCCCGCCGCTGGCGCCACCTCTGGACCCTCCTCCCGGATCTCGACTTCACCGGCGACGCCGACCACCACCGCATACTGCCCGCTCTCGCCGCCCATCAAGCGCCGGTGCTCCAGGGCCTAGGCGCCTTCGTCGACGACATCTCTGCCGACTCCGTGGCGGCCTGGCTCCCCATAGCCGCGCGCCGCCTCTCCGGCTGTATACTGCTTTACAACGCTGTACCGCAGAACCAGGCCAGGGAAAGATGCGTCTTTGAGCTGCCACGCTTCGAGAGCACCACCTCTATCGTGTTCGACCTAGGATTTCCTGGCCTTGCCGTGCCGCATTCCAGCGTATTCACCCGCCTCGTCTCTCTCTGGCTGTTTCGTGTCCATCTGCATGGCCCGTGCGGGCTTGGTGAAGCTCTCTCCTCACCGCGGTGCCCATCCTTACGAGAACTCAAGATACGTGATGCCTGGGGTCTGGGTAACTTCACCATCCACTCCGAGTCTCTCCTGCAAATGGAGCTGAATAACTTGTATGGCTTGCAGCAGCTCATTGTAGAAGCAAAG AACAAAGGTCACCATCAATACCTGATGGAGGACATGACAAGGCTCCCTAACATTACACTCTTGACCCTGGATGTAATGACAAAAGGACATTCATTTGGAGCAAGCTTATTCCATATTCTCAGGATGTGTACTGGTGTAAGAAAGTTGGCTCCTGTCTTTCTCGGAAAACCTAGCAATCTGGAG GCACAAGTTACATGCCCCTCATTTCAGGCACAAGTTACATGCCCATCAGGTTGCATTTGTGATCAACCCCTAAACTGGAAAAGCGAGGAACTCATATTAAATTGCCTCCAAGAAATAGAAATCAATGGGTTTGGAGGAACTGAACATGAAGTTGCTCTTGTGAAATTGTTATTCAATTGGGCAGCAGTGCTAAAAAAGATGACAATAGCTTTCCATTACTCAATTCCTAAAAGGAAGGCTGAGGAGTTGGGCCGCATGTTACTAGGCTTCTCCAGCCCAGAAATATTGATGGACTTTTTGCATATCAAGTATTCTCGAGAAGGCGCACGCTCCACAAGGCTCCAACTTTACCGTTCTTTTCAGTTTTTAGAAGCTTCAGGTGTGGAAAATCCTAATGCTGGCATGTAG
- the LOC119355353 gene encoding putative F-box/FBD/LRR-repeat protein At4g03220 isoform X1, whose protein sequence is MATAHSIRSIPTLSQPPPPASAAPTPPPFSTPNRLLEPSSMGHRDREIGSKRAKLPAADGASEDRLSALPDDVLIGILLKLCRTAYAARTSVLSRRWRHLWTLLPDLDFTGDADHHRILPALAAHQAPVLQGLGAFVDDISADSVAAWLPIAARRLSGCILLYNAVPQNQARERCVFELPRFESTTSIVFDLGFPGLAVPHSSVFTRLVSLWLFRVHLHGPCGLGEALSSPRCPSLRELKIRDAWGLGNFTIHSESLLQMELNNLYGLQQLIVEAKVLKELHVSSCFQNYVTVVSQPVANISAPQLESLHWTDAYDPSSVQLGEMAHLQRLDTGHFFVFGHYLDDYTPNRYCLRLLQQFEVMHHLKLSLIYLLNKGHHQYLMEDMTRLPNITLLTLDVMTKGHSFGASLFHILRMCTGVRKLAPVFLGKPSNLEAQVTCPSFQAQVTCPSGCICDQPLNWKSEELILNCLQEIEINGFGGTEHEVALVKLLFNWAAVLKKMTIAFHYSIPKRKAEELGRMLLGFSSPEILMDFLHIKYSREGARSTRLQLYRSFQFLEASGVENPNAGM, encoded by the exons ATGGCGACGGCGCATTCGATCCGATCCATTCCCACACTTTCCCAGCCCCCGCCACCGGCGTCCGCAGCTCCGACCCCGCCCCCTTTCAGTACTCCAAATCGCTTGCTCGAACCCTCCTCCATGGGGCACCGCGATAGGGAGATCGGCTCCAAGCGAGCGAAGCTCCCGGCCGCCGACGGCGCAAGCGAGGACCGCCTCAGTGCGCTACCCGACGACGTTCTTATCGGCATCCTCCTCAAGCTCTGCCGCACCGCCTACGCCGCTCGGACCAGCGTCCTGTCCCGCCGCTGGCGCCACCTCTGGACCCTCCTCCCGGATCTCGACTTCACCGGCGACGCCGACCACCACCGCATACTGCCCGCTCTCGCCGCCCATCAAGCGCCGGTGCTCCAGGGCCTAGGCGCCTTCGTCGACGACATCTCTGCCGACTCCGTGGCGGCCTGGCTCCCCATAGCCGCGCGCCGCCTCTCCGGCTGTATACTGCTTTACAACGCTGTACCGCAGAACCAGGCCAGGGAAAGATGCGTCTTTGAGCTGCCACGCTTCGAGAGCACCACCTCTATCGTGTTCGACCTAGGATTTCCTGGCCTTGCCGTGCCGCATTCCAGCGTATTCACCCGCCTCGTCTCTCTCTGGCTGTTTCGTGTCCATCTGCATGGCCCGTGCGGGCTTGGTGAAGCTCTCTCCTCACCGCGGTGCCCATCCTTACGAGAACTCAAGATACGTGATGCCTGGGGTCTGGGTAACTTCACCATCCACTCCGAGTCTCTCCTGCAAATGGAGCTGAATAACTTGTATGGCTTGCAGCAGCTCATTGTAGAAGCAAAGGTACTTAAAGAGTTACATGTGAGTTCTTGCTTTCAGAATTATGTCACTGTGGTGAGTCAACCGGTTGCAAACATCTCAGCCCCTCAACTGGAATCACTCCACTGGACGGATGCTTATGATCCAAGCTCTGTCCAGCTTGGCGAGATGGCACATCTCCAACGTCTGGATACTGGTCACTTTTTTGTGTTTGGACATTATTTGGATGACTACACACCCAATCGCTATTGCTTGAGACTCTTGCAGCAATTTGAGGTCATGCACCATTTAAAGCTCTCGCTCATCTATCTGCTG AACAAAGGTCACCATCAATACCTGATGGAGGACATGACAAGGCTCCCTAACATTACACTCTTGACCCTGGATGTAATGACAAAAGGACATTCATTTGGAGCAAGCTTATTCCATATTCTCAGGATGTGTACTGGTGTAAGAAAGTTGGCTCCTGTCTTTCTCGGAAAACCTAGCAATCTGGAG GCACAAGTTACATGCCCCTCATTTCAGGCACAAGTTACATGCCCATCAGGTTGCATTTGTGATCAACCCCTAAACTGGAAAAGCGAGGAACTCATATTAAATTGCCTCCAAGAAATAGAAATCAATGGGTTTGGAGGAACTGAACATGAAGTTGCTCTTGTGAAATTGTTATTCAATTGGGCAGCAGTGCTAAAAAAGATGACAATAGCTTTCCATTACTCAATTCCTAAAAGGAAGGCTGAGGAGTTGGGCCGCATGTTACTAGGCTTCTCCAGCCCAGAAATATTGATGGACTTTTTGCATATCAAGTATTCTCGAGAAGGCGCACGCTCCACAAGGCTCCAACTTTACCGTTCTTTTCAGTTTTTAGAAGCTTCAGGTGTGGAAAATCCTAATGCTGGCATGTAG
- the LOC119355353 gene encoding putative F-box/FBD/LRR-repeat protein At4g03220 isoform X2 has protein sequence MATAHSIRSIPTLSQPPPPASAAPTPPPFSTPNRLLEPSSMGHRDREIGSKRAKLPAADGASEDRLSALPDDVLIGILLKLCRTAYAARTSVLSRRWRHLWTLLPDLDFTGDADHHRILPALAAHQAPVLQGLGAFVDDISADSVAAWLPIAARRLSGCILLYNAVPQNQARERCVFELPRFESTTSIVFDLGFPGLAVPHSSVFTRLVSLWLFRVHLHGPCGLGEALSSPRCPSLRELKIRDAWGLGNFTIHSESLLQMELNNLYGLQQLIVEAKVLKELHVSSCFQNYVTVVSQPVANISAPQLESLHWTDAYDPSSVQLGEMAHLQRLDTGHFFVFGHYLDDYTPNRYCLRLLQQFEVMHHLKLSLIYLLNKGHHQYLMEDMTRLPNITLLTLDVMTKGHSFGASLFHILRMCTGVRKLAPVFLGKPSNLEAQVTCPSGCICDQPLNWKSEELILNCLQEIEINGFGGTEHEVALVKLLFNWAAVLKKMTIAFHYSIPKRKAEELGRMLLGFSSPEILMDFLHIKYSREGARSTRLQLYRSFQFLEASGVENPNAGM, from the exons ATGGCGACGGCGCATTCGATCCGATCCATTCCCACACTTTCCCAGCCCCCGCCACCGGCGTCCGCAGCTCCGACCCCGCCCCCTTTCAGTACTCCAAATCGCTTGCTCGAACCCTCCTCCATGGGGCACCGCGATAGGGAGATCGGCTCCAAGCGAGCGAAGCTCCCGGCCGCCGACGGCGCAAGCGAGGACCGCCTCAGTGCGCTACCCGACGACGTTCTTATCGGCATCCTCCTCAAGCTCTGCCGCACCGCCTACGCCGCTCGGACCAGCGTCCTGTCCCGCCGCTGGCGCCACCTCTGGACCCTCCTCCCGGATCTCGACTTCACCGGCGACGCCGACCACCACCGCATACTGCCCGCTCTCGCCGCCCATCAAGCGCCGGTGCTCCAGGGCCTAGGCGCCTTCGTCGACGACATCTCTGCCGACTCCGTGGCGGCCTGGCTCCCCATAGCCGCGCGCCGCCTCTCCGGCTGTATACTGCTTTACAACGCTGTACCGCAGAACCAGGCCAGGGAAAGATGCGTCTTTGAGCTGCCACGCTTCGAGAGCACCACCTCTATCGTGTTCGACCTAGGATTTCCTGGCCTTGCCGTGCCGCATTCCAGCGTATTCACCCGCCTCGTCTCTCTCTGGCTGTTTCGTGTCCATCTGCATGGCCCGTGCGGGCTTGGTGAAGCTCTCTCCTCACCGCGGTGCCCATCCTTACGAGAACTCAAGATACGTGATGCCTGGGGTCTGGGTAACTTCACCATCCACTCCGAGTCTCTCCTGCAAATGGAGCTGAATAACTTGTATGGCTTGCAGCAGCTCATTGTAGAAGCAAAGGTACTTAAAGAGTTACATGTGAGTTCTTGCTTTCAGAATTATGTCACTGTGGTGAGTCAACCGGTTGCAAACATCTCAGCCCCTCAACTGGAATCACTCCACTGGACGGATGCTTATGATCCAAGCTCTGTCCAGCTTGGCGAGATGGCACATCTCCAACGTCTGGATACTGGTCACTTTTTTGTGTTTGGACATTATTTGGATGACTACACACCCAATCGCTATTGCTTGAGACTCTTGCAGCAATTTGAGGTCATGCACCATTTAAAGCTCTCGCTCATCTATCTGCTG AACAAAGGTCACCATCAATACCTGATGGAGGACATGACAAGGCTCCCTAACATTACACTCTTGACCCTGGATGTAATGACAAAAGGACATTCATTTGGAGCAAGCTTATTCCATATTCTCAGGATGTGTACTGGTGTAAGAAAGTTGGCTCCTGTCTTTCTCGGAAAACCTAGCAATCTGGAG GCACAAGTTACATGCCCATCAGGTTGCATTTGTGATCAACCCCTAAACTGGAAAAGCGAGGAACTCATATTAAATTGCCTCCAAGAAATAGAAATCAATGGGTTTGGAGGAACTGAACATGAAGTTGCTCTTGTGAAATTGTTATTCAATTGGGCAGCAGTGCTAAAAAAGATGACAATAGCTTTCCATTACTCAATTCCTAAAAGGAAGGCTGAGGAGTTGGGCCGCATGTTACTAGGCTTCTCCAGCCCAGAAATATTGATGGACTTTTTGCATATCAAGTATTCTCGAGAAGGCGCACGCTCCACAAGGCTCCAACTTTACCGTTCTTTTCAGTTTTTAGAAGCTTCAGGTGTGGAAAATCCTAATGCTGGCATGTAG